In Salvelinus fontinalis isolate EN_2023a chromosome 8, ASM2944872v1, whole genome shotgun sequence, the genomic stretch agtaatttacaacattaacaatgtcgacactgtatttctgatcaattttatgttattttaattggcaaaaaaattatattttctttcaaaaacaaggacatttctaagtgtccccaaacttttgaaaggtagtgtattaCTATGACTTAACAAATTCCTAATTGTGGGCTCATTAATTGTGGGCTCATTACTCTATTCTTCTCTCACCTCTTATCCTGAATGTAGCCCTCCACTTTGTGCAGCTCTTTCCCAAACATGCCGCACGGCTTGAAGttcaacacacacctgtcccccGTGCTGACCAATTAGAAGAGGCGGGAGGGAGAATATTAACTTATTGTAGTAAATTCAATCAAATAAATCATAATAAACATTTGTTCTGAATCAAGGTTTGGCATTTGCTGTCTTACTTGTGGTTGACTATTTCCACAGTTCCGTATTGCTCAATCCAGAGTTTGCCCATGATGATGTTATGTACACAGCAGAGAGGGTTTGTCCATGTAAACGCCTCTTTACGTCTGCAACAAAACAAGTTGTTATTAAGTCACTAGCAGTTGATGTGAGAGAGTCTGTATGTGTGCTTAGTACACACAGATGTCAACATACATACTGCATACACTTTCTTACACGCAGTCACTCACTTGAGCAGCTCCAGTGTCATGGTGCCTTTAGGCTCCGCCTCCACGCTCTTGCCCCAGAACTTGAGTTTGGGGTAGATGGAGCCGTGGAACTCAAACTCCTGCTTCAGAGACTGGGCATGGAAGGCACTGATAGGTGGATGGTGGCTCACTTGTTCTGAGATCAACCTGTACCCCTCGTCCTCACTAAGACAGAGAAGAGCATGTTAAAAAGAGCATACTCGACACCTCAATAAATAGATTATCCAAAGAGATTCGACTTATTTAAACTGTCCTCTGAAATCAATAAAAATCTCAAAAAGGTTTCCAGAAAAAGAGGTACGGTATGATACTCTTTTGAAAAATGCAAACTGTACCGTGTGAGTTCATAGGTCTCTCCCAGCAAAGGATTAAATGGCTTTCCAGTTCTGTCCCATTGAGATGCCACAGAAGAAACTGCAAAAGCAGCTACCACCTGATAGAGATAACACAGGAGAAAACAAAGTCTGTCATTGTGTGAGCCCCGTAAGAGCAGGTACAACAATAGACTTTGTGAGGGGAGGGTGTCAGTGTATCAACATCTGTTTTGTTTACCTGCATGCGGTCTATGGAGTCTGACAGGGTGCAGGCTTTGTGGATGAGGTGAGTGTGTTCCATGTACTCTGACATTCTCTGGAGGAAACTCAGGGGCTCGTTGAACACGATGGGCATCGTTATCTTGGACAGctcctgtgtaaacgcagcaaAGAACAAATTAATAGAGTCATTAATAGATAATAGCTTGTTTATTACATTTACCCTAAGGCGTTTGTATGAACTCCTCTGTAAGGTGTGGGTAAAACAGAATGTCATCCAATTTGTAGCTTTGTTGTGATTTCTGTTTGCGCGTCTGTATAGTGGATGGTTTTGGTGGCATAGAAGTGTTGCAGACATCTTAAACTTATTACAGCTACATCCTCACCATGCCAATGCATTTCTTTAGTATGCCCCATACACTGTAGTCATGTCTGGAGATCATTGGAGCAGGCAGGGTTTTCCTGTAATAAACACCAACACAAAGACACAAAAAACTATGGACACTGAATATGCATGCAAACTGTGATGCTACAGGACATAGATCTTTCCTTTGCAACCTCACCTGCGCTCCCACACTCCATTTTCCTGAGGTGTGCTGGCATTGGATGAATGCTTGCTGTCATACACTTGGGCATCTTCAAAATTGACCTCACAAGAGTCATCATCTGATTCAAGACCTGAGAAATACAAGAAAAAAAAAGGGTCACTCACACTAAGAAGTCTCCCTTAGACAGTCACGGACGTCTGCTATAAAAACACATAGCTATTAGTCTCCCACCAATTagcaaatgtattttttattacatttctaAAGCATGCATCCACCTGTCTCAGCATCGTAGAACTCTTCCTCGCTGTTCATTCTGAGCAGTATTGTGCAATATCACTCAAAACATATCTTTATTTTTTGGCCGGGTACTTGTGGTTCAGGCTATCCAAGCCTCACAGACACCTggaaacaaaaacacacattccCATCCATCAGTGAGTGCCACAAGAAAAATAATACGAAAATAGTTACAGTTAATGatacaattgtatttattttttatccatgAGAAAATCCATGTACTTATTGCGAAATACCCTAGCTTGTTGAGCTGTGATGGCTGGCTAGCAACTAGgaccactagctagctaacgttacagtacTACCGAAGCCAGCTACAGCTAatgtcagccaaccagccagttaCTCCAATGTCTTTGGATTTTGCGACAACTGCGCGACAAGTGAGCTGGTGCTGGATCAAAGATTCAAACGGCTAGAAAACGTCAGCTAACGACTGAAAGTGCCTAAATACAATGTAAGGAATTGAAGGAATGTAGTAAATGTGATTTACCAGCGTTTCAAAGTCCAAATGTGTTGCTGTACAAAACATAAACAACGAAAAGTGTACTAGGCTTGAAGAACTCTAGGGGGCGGAAGTGGGCGGTAAGGACGATGCTACTGATAGGCCTGTCAACCAATCCCAATCTCGGTTTTTAGTCCTATCTAGACAGTGCAAGAAAAATAGaaatagaatggatagaatggatAAAATATTTATGCATTGATCAGTAAAACATGCACCAAATTCTCAGAGATTTTAGTGATGGACACTAATTCCATATTGCCTAATATGGGTATCAATTCAGTAGCCTAATTTGTTATTTTACTTGATTTATTTGACCATTTTAAACACAGTAAAACCACACGTGGATACAGTACAATGCCATTCAAATCGTCGAAGATGACACAAAAAAGTTTTCAAAAGTATTTCCATTGTGACCCTCTTGAATGGTAATGGTCCATATATGTCTAGCTGTTTACTTGGAAAGCCAGTTCAAATTCAGATTTTAATGGACAAATCCTAAATGATTGACATTAGCCTTCAATTTCTTTTGCACGGAAGAATCTCTTGACCCTCCTACCATTATGTCCAATGGAAGAATAGTGATGCATGATGGGTAGGATGTACTACAGTGCCTCTCCGCGGACAAGACACTAAAAAAGGCCAGGATAACGGGTGATATTTATAAGCGCTATAATAAATCACGTTATCCGATAGCCTATCTTGACAGGTGTGCGTTTAAGTGTCAGTGTTGCAAATGTTTTAATATCTATTCTGGCCACGTGAGGGCGTCATTGATTAAAAAAAAGGAACATGGGGCGCACTGGACCTCAGCAGACGGGGCTGAATTGACCAGGCCTCTGAATTGAGTAGGCCTACACACGTTGGATGGGCTTTTTCATTTTCCCATACATCTGTCCAGAAATAATAAACTGTTTCCATGGAAAAATGTAGCCCATCACAGCAACAGAATAAATAAAAATTGGGATTCCAATGGCAATGCCTTTGACGCACCCCATAATTTGCCACAGTGCACGAGTAACATATGGGCGGGGTGTGCTTAAATATCTGGCCCGGTTTAAATCAAGCAGTGTGACAGCCCACTTGATCGACTGACCGAAAGAAGGAGAGATCCACAGCATTCATGCGCGCTCTGTGCGCAAAGTCTGGATTTTGGCTTCCACAGAAAATAGTTGTGGCAATTCTGTTATAACTCATTATGTTTATTTTGTTGGACTCAACAAAACATGATAGACTTTATAGATTAATTTAGGGAAATTCTTAGTTTTATGCACTCCTTTCAATAAAAACGGACAAGAAATGAACAGCAGGGATGGTGACAGTCCCGTGCCAAAACAGGCGCACCGGGGACAAAGACAGCCAAAGGCGCAAAAGGTTTTCAGCATGAAGAAGAATCGAACCCCATCGAGTGTGCAAACCAAAGATGCCCCAGGCTCATCCAGGTCAACCGGGACTATACGGCGCGTCGTGGGCAAAGGGAATGAGATTAAATCGGAGAAAGGGACGTGTACAGGAAATGGCGTGCCATCCGTTACCGAGTGCCAAAAGAATCAAAGCACACTTAGGAAACTATCTGATGCCAGAAATGCTTCGGGGGATTTGAGCAAGGACTCAGATTGCGTCTCGGGGAAGCTATCATCCTCGGACAGCAGTTCGGAAATGTCTGACTGCACGGAGGGATTTCTGACTGCATCAGAGGAAAACCAACTTTCTGGGGACACTCTGTCTCCAAGCAGCGAGACTGGATCAAGTGTTCGAGACGAAGATGCAAATAGTGACAGGTTGAGTGGGAATGCTCTAAACAGTGTATCCGATATGAGCACTGGAGGCAACCCATTCACACGGAAAGGCATATCACATGACAATTCCATCATGCATTCTGGTAGGGATGGAAACCATTCTCCTGGATGTGGAGGGTCTCTTCTTCCTTCGCTGAATGTCAGCGTAGCATCCCTGTCTTATTCAGAACTGACCGGGGAGCTCGTGGACGAGACGCACGAGGATCTTGTCAGAGAAAACGACGACTTGAGATCAGAAAATGAGTATTTGAAAGTAAGACGATTCACTTAATTGTACCCGTAAAAACGAGGTATTTTATTATTTAACACATTTCCTCAAGTCTTGACCCCCCTTATCATAAAGAAAATAACTTGAATATCGACTGATTTGAATAGAGTTTAATACTGAAGTAAAGTAGGCTATTGAAACAACAACGCAGGCACGCTCGTGACATTAGTTGTTGTCAGGGTAAGAGGGACAGACTTTCCTTAGCAGAGCCGATTAAATACTTTATGTAATTGGCCGTGTCAACCTTAATTACTTACACGTGACTGCAGGAGCAGCACGCTCAcgcaaggagcatcaaaagtcattAGCCACAGTGGGTGTGTATCCCAACCTGGGTAGTTCAAGGTTGGgataaagcaacaaaaaaaattatAACCCTGCAAATTGATCTGCTACTGGTACTCCCGGAATCTTGCTTTTTAAAACTGCATCGTTGGAAAGGGCATTAGTCTATACTCGTTGTATTcgctgcatgtgacaaataaaattagatttgatacacacacacacacacacacacacacgcacgcacgcacgcacgcacgcacacacacacacacacacacacacacacacacacacacacacacacacacacacacacacacacacacacacacacacacacacacacacacacacacacacacacacaaacattcggAGCTTGCCTAAGAAAAAAACGAATTAAACAGTTCCACCTTTAGAACTGACACATGGTTGTGCATAAAGCAGCCTAATAAAGCCAAATAAAGTagcctgatgatgatgatgttgttgttgatgatgctgCTGTTGAGGATGCTGATTGAGATTATGTCTTTGGTGTCATGTCCAGGATGAGATGGAGGAGCTGCGCTGTGAGATGCTGGAGATGCGGGACCTCTTCCTGGAGGATGAGGTGTATCAGCTGCAGGAGCTGCGGCTGCAGCTGGAGCAGGCCAATAAGATGTGTCGCATCCTGCAGTACCGCCTCCGTAAGGCCGAGCGACGCAGCCTCAGGGTGGCCCAGACTGGCCAAGTGGACGGGGAACTAGTCCGCTCTCTGGAACACGACGTCAAGGTgaagcatctgtgtgtgtgtgtgtgtgtgtgtgtgtgtgtgtgtgtgtgtgtgtgtgtgtgtgtgtgtgtgtgtgcgtgcgtgcgtgcgtgcgtgcgtgcgtgcgtgcttgcgtgcgtgcgtgcgtgtgagagtGGCTTCAGTTCAGCTAAACCTAGGTTATGGCAAAGTGGGTGTGTAAAAATACATCCAACAGTTGAAGCTCATTTACTGGGTTTCTACACAATTTTTAAactaaaatgctatttggagaacCGAAAAGAGAAACAAAAATTTCCCACAGACATTATCACCGCAATAATAGGTTTATATTAGGTttaaatgtctgtggaatggcgTGTACAATGTACTACTCAACCTCATCATACATAGGCAACATTGATACATTTAGACTACTTGTGGAACAGTGCCACATGAAATAGACAATACACGCTATCAAGGCCGACTTCCAATACATCAATGTGAAAGTAACCTGAGCTAAAAAAAAAGTTGACTGAATGCAAACTATGCCAGATAAATCCTAAACACGCATTTAAATAAAAGGCATACATCAAAGGAATTACTTAGGCCTACAATCGACAAGGATGCATAAAGACAAACAAACTCAATCAAGGAATGAAGAAAAATGTGATACATTTTTTGGGCACAGTTGAGTAGCCTACAATActtatatgaaaatcataactggcacacagATCTTTAGAAATTGTAGAATCAATTGTAAATTGTCACGCATATGAAAAATGTTGCAGACCCCTTGTTATAGGCTAAATGAAGTCACGCTTGTGGAATGGCGCATACAGTTTACTTTGACAGCAGTGTCACTGTCACATGCACTTCCAACCAAAATGTTGTAATCTGGGTGCTCATTCTATACAAATAAACAGCTCTACATCCACACTATAGCTAAATAACTTAGCAATATCTAATTATGTTTTTCCAGCAAGATTGATCTGTTAGAATATCTAATTTTAATTCAGGAAGATGGACAAGCAAGACCGatagagtgagaggtggaaatgcattataccagaagCAGGTAGGACTACACCAAGAAGTTAAAAAAGTTATCCCAACTAATCATTCATTATTTGCATTATCTCAATTATCATTCTGTCACTGCATAGCCTACAATTGTTATTGTCTTCGAAGCCAAACATGTCTTTTGGGGAAACACTCTAAATAGCAAGTTGTTCAGTTGTTTATTTTCATACCAATACGCCTAAATGAAACCAAGATTACATTAGCCTACTGGGCGAATAAATGGAAATACAATTAGGTTTACAGTTATCACAACCTATATTTTAATAGCAATAAAACAGCTTTTGGTTTCGAATGGTCACCAAAAAGGAGGGCTCCCCACCTCCCAATTCCCAATTAAATTAACCCCTGGCTATCAGATTACAACAAGGTTTGCAAGGCCAAGCTACATTTGTTAATTTTGCTGCTGCTACAGAAGGCTACATCGAACTGCTAATACAAGACTGGTAAAggcacagtgcactacttttgtgaaaaaagtctattcatatttttttgttgCACGATTTTTCaggaggtgctgcagcaccctcaacaCTCATGCACACAGACTTCACTATGTGTGCATGTGGAGTGCTCACTCAAAGCAACTTTTGATTTTCAGGCATTTTTCTCCTATAAGGATTGTACCGTAATCCCTCCATCTCTTGCTATGTTGCACAATGTCATCAGTGGGGTCGAGTGAGTCATTAGTATTCCAGTCAATGCACAAAGCCCCTTGGAAAGCCCTTTGAATGACTGTACCAAATACCCCTCTACTGTCTCATGAGTCCAAAACGTTTCAGAGCAACTGTACTGCTCACATCCTATGTCTTAGTTTTATAAGTGGACATTCAACTGCAATTACAGTATTTAACAATGTTATGGCTCAGCC encodes the following:
- the LOC129860746 gene encoding oxysterol-binding protein-related protein 2-like isoform X1 — translated: MNSEEEFYDAETGLESDDDSCEVNFEDAQVYDSKHSSNASTPQENGVWERRKTLPAPMISRHDYSVWGILKKCIGMELSKITMPIVFNEPLSFLQRMSEYMEHTHLIHKACTLSDSIDRMQVVAAFAVSSVASQWDRTGKPFNPLLGETYELTREDEGYRLISEQVSHHPPISAFHAQSLKQEFEFHGSIYPKLKFWGKSVEAEPKGTMTLELLKRKEAFTWTNPLCCVHNIIMGKLWIEQYGTVEIVNHNTGDRCVLNFKPCGMFGKELHKVEGYIQDKSKKKRRVLYGKWTECMYSVAPKVYEANKKKAEKGDAKKNKPEQSAGKQETEDMPGVQETVSVITGSALLWRITPRPAHSEEMYNFTSFTMTLNELEPGMERLLAPTDCRLRPDVRAMENGDLDTASVEKDRLEEKQRAARKECSKDEEEWSTRWFRLGTNPHTGAQDWLYTGGYFDRNYTECPNIY
- the LOC129860746 gene encoding oxysterol-binding protein-related protein 2-like isoform X2, which translates into the protein MISRHDYSVWGILKKCIGMELSKITMPIVFNEPLSFLQRMSEYMEHTHLIHKACTLSDSIDRMQVVAAFAVSSVASQWDRTGKPFNPLLGETYELTREDEGYRLISEQVSHHPPISAFHAQSLKQEFEFHGSIYPKLKFWGKSVEAEPKGTMTLELLKRKEAFTWTNPLCCVHNIIMGKLWIEQYGTVEIVNHNTGDRCVLNFKPCGMFGKELHKVEGYIQDKSKKKRRVLYGKWTECMYSVAPKVYEANKKKAEKGDAKKNKPEQSAGKQETEDMPGVQETVSVITGSALLWRITPRPAHSEEMYNFTSFTMTLNELEPGMERLLAPTDCRLRPDVRAMENGDLDTASVEKDRLEEKQRAARKECSKDEEEWSTRWFRLGTNPHTGAQDWLYTGGYFDRNYTECPNIY